The Marmota flaviventris isolate mMarFla1 chromosome 5, mMarFla1.hap1, whole genome shotgun sequence genome includes the window cTGGAACTACAGTTTAGATTTCCAAAGTTAACTGACTACCTTTGGTCATCATCTTCACATTCTCATTGCCATGTCAGGCGGTTACCATCACTTGCGGAACAAGTTTTAGTAGAAACTTGTTCCCAGAATATCTATTAACTGTCTGATATGCACACTTTCCTTATTAGCTTGAATTAGTCCTTGTCATCTACACACTAGTTCGCCATCATGCCCAATATTAGATTCAGAAGAGCACAAAAGTGAATTATTAATCATGGTTACATTATTCATTATATGCATTCTAAAAGAGAAAGTTGCACAAGTCCCAACAGAATCAGGATTCCAACAGGTCCTACTCTAAATCTAAAGCCTTCCTGAAAGGGACTGTCTAAAAAGTTTTAGTAAAAATGCCATTGGATACTCAGAAATCTATACAAAGGTAACTTGATACACCACACTAAATCTCTCTTGGGGTGTATTTTAGATCTAATGGCAAATATTCCTAAAATAGCAGCAATCAAACATACAGCTCATTTCTGGGTACAATATGCAGGTATTCTGAAGCAATTTTTTCATTCTCTCCCTTCATTGACATGTTCTGAGAGTTAATTCCCCATCCTCAGTACAATCAGTTTGGCTATAAGGTTACTAAAAGCCTAACTTCCAGACTTGATCATTAGTACATATTCTCTCGAAGCCTTTGATTCATTCCATCTGCATTTAATGTTTTCAATGAATACATATGAACCAATCTAGGAACTTAGGGAAAAGCTGAGACAAGTATAAGCTAAAAGTCACTGATATTCTCAAGTAAGACCAGTGAAGACTTAATTCCATAGTGTGCATGTAACTGTTTATAACCACAGCAAATAAGCAGAATCTTGTTTCTAGCCATATTTTAAATtcccaagaaaattttaatgtcACTTTTAGAATCTTATTCTgtacattaggaaaaaaagaactacagGCCAAAGTCCTTTATGGGTTTAGATGTCTTATTAAATGAACTTAACCAGAGCTATTCCATCAGATCCTGCTCATTCACCCAAATCACATTGTTTTTCAGCAAATACACCAGCCTTAATATGGGGTCCAATGAATTTTCATCAGGAGAAAGCTGCCTCCCGTCAAATGAGAAATGCTACAATCACTAGCCTTCTAAAGAGTTAGTGCACAGCTGTATTTTACTGGGAAATAATATCAGTATTAACTCAAACTCAGTCAAGCACTTCCCCCTCTTGATTTAATGATAAATTATTAACTAAAAAATGACTGGTTAAGTTTAATAATCCCTTCCCATGAACAAAACCATGTTGAGTTTCCATGCGTGTACTACTTACTcttcgtcatcatcatcatcatcttcatcatcatcgaCATCTTCATCAGCGgcaagttttacttttttcttaaagaaaaatacatactCATGAGCAAAAGCTGGTTATCACCACACCCAAAGCTCTAATACAATTATAGTACAACCATGTCCCTACCTGGGGAACCTTGCTACCACCTCCAGGGGCAGATCGCTTTCCAGATACACTTAAGAGTTtcacatcctcctcctcttcatcttctgACTCAGCATCTTCCTCCACAGCTAAAACAAATTTAGACACTATAAAACTCCAACAAGAACTCAGCAAAAATCAGATACATATGCtgtagcatcaaaaaaaaaaaaaaagcagattctATCCTAAGAAgggatcaaatattttaaaattactaacttCCCATTTAAACCTGTAATATAGACAGTAGTATCAGAAAAATCCAAATTGGGAAGAAACCAAGTACCTGAAAAGTAGCACGATacagtttataaaaataacttaccTACTAAGTGCTGGCCACTAATATGCACAGGCCCTGAACCGCACTTCAACCTTAAGACCACAGGTGGTGTGATTTCAAAGCCCCCAAGGGAAACCTAAAAGGGAacaaaattttatcattaaacATTGTGAAGAAAATATTGAATACCTAGCATTATGGGCAAGTCCATAACCAAATCATACcaataaatctgtttttctaCCTGAAAGAGAAGCAGCCGAAATCACATTCGACAGCTGAATGTTCACACAGTAAGGAAAGATGTAGCTGTCTActtaaacaacaaataaaatactcCTTTAATCCTCAAGCACTCTTACCGTTGGCTGTACTGACATTTTCAATGTTGCCAGTGTTACTTTAATTGGACTGCCTTCATAATTCATTGCCTCTGCTTCAACAATGTGCAATTCATCCTTTGCACCAGCCCCTAAACTGacctgattaaaaagaaaaaaaacagtgctTTATGGTCAAGTCCTATCTATTTTATAACCCCCATCtattatgcattttttaatgGTATAACCTTTTCATCATCACCATCAATGGGAAACAAATCTGCAGTGTTGTCTCCTAGTGGCAACTTAAAGAAATGTGTAAAACTGCATATAcaataaagataaaacatttattgGGCAATTACTACAAAGGTGAGAAATAGACCAGTCTATGGGAGACTGGAAAGATTACCGCTGCCCAGTAATCTTATATCTAACCTTATAAAGCAACTGATGAACCCAAGTAGTACTTTGACTGGACTTCACCTGAAACCCAATGAAAATGCCAAGTGCTTTATCGAAGTTGTAGGGATGACATCTACATAACACCATTTTACAAACAGACAAGAAAGCAAAAGTCTTATACCACATTAATAGAAAGCCAAAAAAGGGATATTT containing:
- the Npm1 gene encoding nucleophosmin, whose amino-acid sequence is MEDSMDMDMSPLRPQNYLFGCELKADKDYHFKVDNDENEHQLSLRTVSLGAGAKDELHIVEAEAMNYEGSPIKVTLATLKMSVQPTVSLGGFEITPPVVLRLKCGSGPVHISGQHLVAVEEDAESEDEEEEDVKLLSVSGKRSAPGGGSKVPQKKVKLAADEDVDDDEDDDDDDEDDDDDDFDDEETEEKAPVKKSIRDTPAKNAQKSNQNGKDSKPTTPRSKGQESFKKQEKTPKTPKGPSSVEDIKAKMQASIEKAH